The nucleotide window ctcttggcgtccttctggcgtctcccccgtgGCGTCCGTCCTCGGCTCGCGTGGGgtcctgcccgtgcgctttcctcccgcgctggtcgccgccgtgtcccgcttcccttctcgtggctCCCggcctctgtggctttccctggcgTCTTTCCCctgcggctttccccccgggctctTCCCCTTGCCCTcctggtgtgcgtcgctcctcggcgtGCCCGTCGCCCCCGTGCCGGCCCCCCGGCCCCTCCTTCCCCCCCGTCGGGGTcccctgtccccttgggcgggtctCTCCCGGGCCCTCCGCGCTGGGGTTTGCCCGCGGCCGTGCGGGCCTCCGGCTCCCCGTGCGCCCCGCCCCCCTGGCCTTCGCTGCCCGTCCCGCCGCTGGCCCCTCCGGTCTCTGGCCGGCGCTTGGGCTCccggcccctccccgccctcGGGGGTGGCCCTCTGTGCCTGCTGTCGGGCCCGGCCGCCCCGCGCCCCCGGCGGCGTTGGGGCGGGGGCCTGGGGCCCCGGCGGCGCGGCCCGCGCGGGCTCTCGGTGGCGGCGCTGGCGCGCGCGTCTGGTGTCCCGGCCTGCCTCGGCGGCGCCCGCGGGGGCCCGTCGCGGCCCCGGGCCCTGTGGCCTGTGCCCGGCGGGCCCTCCCCGCGCCCGGCCGGCTGGGCCGGGGGCGTTGGTGGCCCCTTCCCCGGgcccttggggcgtttcctgggcggtgcgCTTCCCTTGGCCCTGCTGCGGGCCCCTGCTTGCTCCCCCGGGGTTGCTCCCCCCCCCGCTGCGCGGGCgggccccccccccgcccgccgccctgcccgccccccccccggggCTCTTGGCGgtcccgggctcccgccgtgcccgggccccgccccctcgCTCCCCGGGCCTTCCGTCCCGGGTCTCTGCTTGGCCCGCGGCCCGGGgcggcccctccctctccccccccccccctcttGCCGTCCCTGGTGGCGGCGCCGCCTCCCGTTCTCCCGCGTCCCTgcgctgctgggtccccgccccctCGGCCCGCCGTCTGccgcgtgcccgtgtgcctctccccccctggcttcgtccggctcctcccgCCCCTCCCGCGGTCCGTTTgcccctcggtccctgtggtcggctCCCCTCTCCGGGGCTTTGCGGGTGGCCTGGCCCGGGCTCTCGGCCCCTGTgttgccccccctccccccgcgccGGCGGGGCCCCCTTCGGCCCGGCCCGGGTTCCGCGGCGTCCGGTGTGCCCCCTTCGGCGGGCGTGGCCTCGTTCGTTCCTCTTGCTCCTTTGGCCCCCcctggcttctccgttctcttttctgggccgCCCGTGTTGTTTccgggggcgtgctgcggggggcgggggccggggttgggggtggtgggcgcgggtgctgtgctgggctgcggccctttctcctcccctcttcctgtgGGCCTGGGCGTCGGGgcgctctgtggccttgctgccttccgTGGCTTCCTCTGCCCCGGGGCCtcgtggcttctgccttttgtccgGCGTtccggggtttgggcttcgctttggtggccttggcctttgccttggcctgggccttggccttgcccttggcgttgcccttgcccttggtcCTTGGCTTGGCTTGccctgcccttgcccttgccttggccttgcccttgcccttgcccttccttgcccttgcccttgcctgccttgcccttgcccttggccttgcccttgcccttgccttgcccttgcccttgcccttgcccttgccctttgcccttgcccttgccttgcccttgcccttgcccttgccttgcccttgcccttgcccttgcccttgcccttgcccttgcccttgcccttgcccttgcccttgccttgcccttgcccttgccttgccttgcccttgcccttgcccttgcccttgcccttgcccttgcccttgcccttgccccttgcccttgcccttgcccttgccccttgcccttgccttgcccttgcccttgcctttgcccttgccCTGCCttccccttgcccttgcccttgcccgccttgcccttgcccttgcccttgccccttgcccttgcccttgccttgcccttgcccttgcccttgcccttgcccttgcccttgcccttgcccttgcccttgcccttgcccttgcccttgccccccCCCGGGCGCCCTCGCGCTTTGCTCCGCGCCCCGGCGGTCCCGCGCCGGGCcctgtctctccccttccctttgtgctCCTTGCCCCGCCCTTCCTCGCTGCTCGCGGGCGTGCCCCTGCCGCCGCCCGCCGTGGGCGTGTGTTTGCCCCgcctgtgtgccttcctggcctccgcTCCCCCCGGGGCCTTTCCTCTCGCCGTCGGCCCCCTGTCCCCTTGGGGCGGGTGtcctgcctcttttctcctccctgcccccgggTGGCGCCCCGCTCGCTCTGTCCGCGGTCCCCCCCCGCCCTTGCCTGGGCTTTTCCCGCTCTTGCTCGGCTGCCCCCTTTCCGGGCCCCCTTTCCTGCCCccggtgctctgtggcccctggttgggtctGCCGGTTCCCCCCCGGGTGCGCTCCTGTCCCCGCCCGCCTTTTCCTGCCCGCCCTCGGCTCCCTCGCGCTCTCCTCCCGCGCCCCGGGGCTCGCGGCGCTGTCTGGCGgcgtctttgcctttccctgtgcgTGTGGGGCTCCTCCCTCCGGCCCCCCGCTCCGGGCTCCCTGCCTCTCCGCCCGGCCTGGCCCGCCGCGCTCTTCTTGGCGGTTGGGCCCGGGCGTTCGCCGCCTGTGGGGCCCGCCCGCCTTCTTCGGGGCCGCCGCGGCCCCCCCGGGGGTGTGTTTGCCCGCCTCTCTTTGGCCGGCCCGGTTTGCTTCTCCCCTCCCGCCCTCCCGCTCTGCTCCGCGGCCTGCCGTTCCCGCGCCCGGGCcctgtctctccccttccctttgcgCTCCTTGCCCCGCCCTTCCTCGCCGCTCGTGGGCGTGCCCCTGCCGCCGCCCGCCGCGGGCGTGTGCTTGCCCTCCCTGGCTGCCTCCCTGGGCTCCGCTCCTCccggggcctttctctcctggtcgGCCCTCTGTCCCCTTTGGGCgcgggtggtgccctcttccctcccccctgcccccgggTGGCGGTGGCGCCCCCTCGTTCTCTCCGCggtccccccccgcccccttggCTGGCTTTTTCCGCTCTTGCTCTGCTGCCCCCCTCCCGGCCCCCTCGCGCCCCccggtgccctgtggcccctcggTCGGGTCTGCCGGTTCCCCCCCCGGGTGTGCTCCCGTCCCCGCCCCGCTTTTCCTGCCCGCCCTCGGCTCCCTCGCGCTCTCCTCCCGCGGCCCGGGCCCGCCCCGCCGTGTGTGTGgcggtggctctgcctttcccggTCCCCCTCTCCGGGCTCCCTGCCCCTCCGCccggccctgctgctgctgctgctccgttGCTTCCGTCGTGTTCGCCTCTGTGCGCCGCCCTCGCCGGTCGCCCCctcggctcccccgtccctgggcttctcccggCCCGCCCCGTCCGtgggttgcccttgccttctcccctgCCTGCCCGTGCCCCTGCCCGTGccgtcgctccgtcgtgtccgccCCTCCGCGCCCCCCCGGCCTGCCGCCTCCCCGGCTTCTCCGTCCCTCGGCTTTTCTGCCCGGCCCTGCCCGCCGCGCTTTTCCCGGCGGCTGGGCCCGGGCGTTCGCCGGCTGTGGGGCCGCGCGCCTCCTTCGGGGCCGCCTCGGCGGCCCCTTGTTTTGTGTTGCCCCCCTCTCTTTGGCCGGCCCCGGTTCGCTTCTCCCCCGGGCGCCCTCCCGCTCTGCTCCGCGGCCCGCCGTTGCCGCGGCCGGTCGGtgtcttttcccttccctttgcGCTCCTTGCCCCGCCCTTCCTTGCTGCTCGCTGCTTCCGCCCGGGCCTTTGcgcctgttgttttctttcctcggTTCCCGCTTCCTTCCGTTCCTCCTCTCGCTCTCCTCGCCTTCTCTGCCCTCCGTGCCCTCTGCTCTGTCCTGGTCCCTGCTGTCCGTTCTCCTTCCCGTTCTCCTCTTCCGCCTTTCCCGTCGCCGCCGTGCCCCGCTTCCCttgtccctttctctttcctccggTTTTCCCCCTGTCCTCTCTGGTTTCCCCCTGCTGCCTTTGCCGCCCTCCTGCTCCTTCCCGCTCTCTGGCCTCTCCTTTTTTTCCGCTTCCCgctcctttgtttgtttgtttgtttgtcttctggtccGCTGGTCCCCGCTGGCCTTTCGTCTCCTCTCTCGGTTCCGCGCCCCCGTTTTCTTCGCCTGCCCTTTTTGCTCCCGCCTCTgcgtttctttccctttccttgctttctccttgttttcctcctctgtttttttccttcgGTCCCGTCCTCCGCCTTCTTTCCGCTTTTGGTCCCTGTCGGCTGGCCTCCGCTTTCCCCCCTCTTGCCGTTCCCTTCCCCCTTCCGCTTCTTCTCGTGGGCCCCGCTCTCCCTTTCCTCCCGCGGGCCCCTCCCCGCTTTTTCTTCGTTGCTCTGCCCCTGCCCTCCGCGTCCCTTTGCGCCTGCGTTGGCCTCTCCTTTCGGCCTGCACCTCTGCCTCCTCCGCCCGGTGCCTTTCTGCTTCCGGGCTGGCCCTGCTCTGCCTTGCCCTTCCGCGCCCTGGGttccctgctttttttttcttccccctgcaCCGCCCGTTCTTTCCGCCTCTGCCCTTGCCCCCTCTCGTCCTTCGGTCcgttttccttccctcccccgccGGCCTGCCCAGCATCTTCCGCTGCTGCCCCttgccctcctctccccactcgTCAGTACTGCTCCACTTCTCCCC belongs to Capra hircus breed San Clemente unplaced genomic scaffold, ASM170441v1, whole genome shotgun sequence and includes:
- the LOC108635374 gene encoding collagen alpha-1(II) chain-like, which gives rise to MASGTRWLQGVQGMGQHAPGNNTGGPEKRTEKPGGAKGARGTNEATPAEGGTPDAAEPGPGRRGPRRRGGRGGNTGAESPGQATRKAPERGADHRDRGANGPREGREEPDEARGGEAHGHAADGGPRGRGPSSAGTRENGRRRRHQGRQEGGGGRGRGRPGPRAKQRPGTEGPGSEGAGPGHGGSPGPPRAPGGGRAGRRAGGGPARAAGGGATPGEQAGARSRAKGSAPPRKRPKGPGKGPPTPPAQPAGRGEGPPGTGHRARGRDGPPRAPPRQAGTPDARASAATESPRGPRRRGPRPPPQRRRGRGAAGPDSRHRGPPPRAGRGREPKRRPETGGASGGTGSEGQGGGAHGEPEARTAAGKPQRGGPGRDPPKGTGDPDGGEGGAGGP